A segment of the Anopheles cruzii chromosome 2, idAnoCruzAS_RS32_06, whole genome shotgun sequence genome:
CTTTACCGAACATTCTTCAGCCAAAAAACTGAACCAAAAGTCCACCTTCCGGTGCCTTGGGAGTGGCCAACGTTTCCCAAAAGCGTTTGTTTGaaatgggaaataaaaaaGCGTATCCATTACCGTGAGCCGATTTGTTGGCTGTGTGGAGAGGTTTTATTTATCCACattctacacacacacacagaacctGAGACCGATCAACGATCCGGTCTAAATAGTTTCTAAATGTCACGGTGGCCAACCAGAGGCGAAACAGCAAATAAACACTTCGCGACCGACCAAAGATCCCAGAGAACAGGTTCGCTGCTCTGGACCAACGTCCAGAAATtctttggccgtttttggtTCCTGATTCCTCTTCTTTGCGCGTGCCCACCCGATCGATGTGTGTGGTTATCTTTCGTTTTCCTATAAATTGTGGCACATTAGACGCAGCGGCACTCATTCCGCTGCCGGACACGTAGGAAAAATGCTAATTTTTCGTGCGCGGTCCAACCGGGCTCCGAGGACGAAAATGGTGTTAACGTGCGTAGGTTCAAGGCTATCACAGCGGGATAGCCTCTGGACCGGCAACTCGGGACGATCGCAACCTGTTCTCGCGCAGTCGGTCCCAAACTGGTGCGGAAATGGATGTCTTGCATGATGTCCTCACACCAGTTACGAACCAGTCCTCCAGAACGGGCCGCGCCCGTCTGGGAAGAAGTTCTGGAGATGGCTCATCTGCATTCTTACAGGAGCATCAGTTCAGTGAACTTGCGTGCGATGAGTTCCCTACCAACACCTAACATGAGATGGGCGTATGGCGTGACCGATGGTTTCTCGAATGGTTTTCGTATAGCTCAACTCACCCACGGTTCCCGAGAAATAGATATGCCTAGAACGATGCCGAGATGACTTCTCTATTGGTCACTTTTGTCCACCCGGAATTCCGACGGGCCATCCACGTCGATGAACTTTCGGTATTTACCGTCTCTTCAACTCCACGGACTCCACGGTAAACATCGTTGGAAATGATTATGTTGAGTCAAGTATTGGACTTTGAGCCTCACCATTCGCCGGTCCCTCAAATAAAAACCGAGGAAATTTGTCGGCCTCATATTTACCAAGAACTAATACCGGCGGGCCAGCGACCACCGGATGATACGGGCAATATTTTCTGCCAATAAACACGATGGGAGCAGTCAAACAAAATCAAGGCCACCGAGAGGATTAGGATGACGATAGCTTGCGATAATAATACCGGTCGAACGGGACTCGTGACTGGATCGGCTTCAAGCCGCTTCGGAAGGGCTCGTAATAATCCAAAACCTACCGACCGGTCCTCGGTCAGTCGGGGCGATACATCTTACGAAATGGTAAATAAAATGGACTCGTCTTGGCGCGGTGCCAAACGAGAATCGCATGAAATATTAATGAAGCATTAGTAGTAGGGCTGGGTAGCCCAAAATGAGAGATCAGTGAGTCAGCAGTGGGCGCAATAAATGATTGAGCCGAGTCCGGCATTGGGCCCCGAACCGGGAATACCCATCAACGGTGAATGGCCCATTACCCTACAACATCGTTAGCCGCCTGCCAGGAAGGCATCCTATTGAGCCTAAAGCGGTTCACTAATTCTTCCGACTATCAGTCCCCTTACCCCGATGACGTATTGCATGAGAAGAGCAGAATACTTAAGTTATGTTTTATTGGGCAACGGTGACTAACGGATTAGGAATGTGTTTAGAACAAACCTATACAAGATGTTACCAAGAATGGCTGTTAATCACACGAGGTCAGCGTGAGACTTTGAATGAGGCCACTCCATCCACTTTGAACAACACAGCGACCAACAACGTAGTTTAGAACGGCTTCGAGacgttgttttgctttggaATTGATCGTTAATTTTGAAAACATATTCGGTTGATGACGAATGGTTTCGTTATGTCCGCTGTATGTCTCACTATGTTCCAAACAAACGAGCGTGTTGTCTTCGAACGTAGGAAGTTATTCAGAGTCGTTTGGGTTACCCCAAAGCAATGTTCATCCACCAGCCATCAATCCGGATTATGGTAATTTCGAAGTATGACAAATTCGCCACCCTGATCGGCATCGGATCAGCAGACGCTTTTAAGGGTCCAGAGCATTAATTGGCCAATTATGCATTGTTGTCACGCCGCCAGCACGCACGTGTCGCACGGCGCATCGTGTTCGCTTTTCATGATGAAAGGAACGAAAGGTAAGAAAACCGAAAGCTCCTCGAGATGGGGATCGAGTTGCTCACTGTCACCCGTGCCAAGGCGAAATCCAGATCGCGAACCGCGATCGCTGCATTCAAATGCAGCTCGGTGCACCTGAATGGTGTCACATAAATCTTGCGAACCAGTCCCGGCCTAAATTGCCGCACGTACCGACGCGAGGTAATTCGGGAAGGTTTacgacacaaaaaagggaaaagattTCATTCATCCGTCGTATCAAAATGGCATCTTCGGAACGCCAGTTGAAGCCCATTGGTGAGCATTCTGGAATGAAAGACAAGTTACTAGTCGTCCTATTTGACAACAAACTAACCACAGCGCAACTCGAAATGGCATACTTGGATTGACCGTCTTGGTAGAACGGAGCCTTGGGGAGTTGAAACATCTTGTCGAAACGACCGACAAATCTCTCAGCAAGGTCGTCGAAAATACGATTGGTCGATAGAAAGAGtatttgaaattcaaaaacaGCTTCTCACATCATACCGCAGGCCATCGATCATTTTTATGTAATGGCATGATTTGTTACTGCCGCCTCATAGCGGAGTCTGTGTTGACTCATCCTTTCTCCAGTATGTTCTGTTGCTGGGTCCAACTGCAAGTGACACCATAAGGCCAAAAAAAGTAGAGCACGTTACAATGCGGAACGATATATAATTTTCAATGCCGAACGATACGGTTGATGTTTATCTCCCTGTTTTTTATGATTACTTACGTCCGTATCCGTTCGACCGCCAGATCAGGGGGCCACGGGGTGAGAAAAACGAAATGCGGCCATCGCTGCCAATGCCAAAGTTACAGCTACTGTTGCTGAATATCGTTAGCAgaaatgtgtgtgttcttGGGGTTTTTATTATGCTCCTAGCAGTAACTGCTGGCACCACTAGCCACGCCTGGCCACTGCCCAATTGCTGGCAATGGCTCAAAAAAGTATCGGAGCTGGGAAATAAAATCCACCACGCCAAAGTTACAACGCCAGTGTCGCCAGTAGGTATCTGATGGCGAGATAAGAATCGGTTTGAGCGAATTATTCCGTCCCACTTCAGCgaggggattttttttcccattcTGTCGTCTGTCGCCTGCTCCCGAAACTGTCACTTTCCTGTCCCCTTTTTATGGGATGTCAGCCCGGGGCGGGGCGTACGTCATCAACCCACAAAAAATCCCATTCCATGCTAATGCGGATCATTGTCTTTCGCATGGCGATGCTTGGCTGATTGAATTACAAATCGCTGATCAGAATTAACGTTCTCGCTGCACGCTACATTGTGTTTGGTTCTTCACAGCTGATGGCACCGTTACTGCTGGCGCGACGAATCCAGCTCGTCAACATTAGCCCGGAGGAGGCACAGCAGCACATCACCCAGCAGAGTCTGGACCTGAGCTACGCACCGAAGCTGGGCGAACATCCGTTGGGTTATGCGCGCAAATTGCAAGACCCGTCCGCTGCCACCTTCTACCACAACGGGCGCATCATCGAGCACCCGGAGGACTACGTCGAGGAGGAGTACGAAGCAAAACAGTTCCACGGCCAGGTAAGTCTCCACCACTCCATGGTTCCACAGGGACaacttgttgttgttaatgtGGACTAGCCCACGGAACGTAGACACACCGGGAGCCGTCTTAGTGTCTACGATCGGTGACGAAGATTGAGTGTCTGGCAAGTTGCAATGCGCCAGATTACTGGCCCCATGCCAGTAATCCGTTCCAAACAAGATTTGTTCCTGGGTCGGGTTTGGGTTACGGTTCGAATGAGGTGACCTCACTCGAGCAATGCTAATTTTGACCGAAatccgtttccatttcttccgcGTTCGCCCCCAGGATGGGCTTGGCAGGGCGATGTTTGGCTACAGTGACCACAACCAGGCCCGCTTGGAGGCTCGCAATGCGAACGGGGAGGTGCGCGGCTCGTACCAGTACATCAATCCGCTCGGCGAGGACGTAGTGGTGCATTACTGGTCCGACGGACTCGGGTTCCATCAGGTGGACAACCGTCAGGTGGAGCTTCCGCAGCCGGTCCAGGAAACGGACGAAGTGCGCGAAGCTCGTCTAGCCCACATGCGAGCCTGGGAGGAAGCGGCCAGCCTGGCGCGTGCGAATCCAGACGTGATGTCCGACGATGGGCCGTTCCCCGGTGTGCAGAGCAATGTggtggacgatgatgatgagagtGAAGTGATGCCGGCCCTTTCGAACCAACACCAAAGCCTCATCCGCTATCCGAGTCTACCGTACTCGGACCACATTTCTCCGGAGTTCGGCGATAGTGGCGCCATCGACGGTGCTCTCGGTGACGAGGCCGTCGTGGTGGAAGCCGTCCGAGCTTTAGCCAAACGGCAGAGTGATAGCGAGAATGACGTTGTGACAGGCGAACCGAAGGGATTCTTTTACAGCTTTGATTATCCCGTACAATTGGTGGCCGAAACGGCCGCCAAGCGAGCCCGAGATGCAAAGGAACAGAGTGGAGCTGAGGTGCCAAGTCCGCAGGCCTCGGTTGCAGTGGAAACCAAGCAGCCCAACGTACCGAAGACATCGTTGCCGGCGACTGACGAAAGAGTTTCACTGAAGGCCGTTCTGAGCGGCGAAACGCTTGTCGACGCGGTGCACGATGCACAGGTCTCTCCCAAGCAGAGACTGGCCGCCAAGGCGTAAGTGGCTGGGACTTTACTTTCTTCAATCCAGTCGGAGATCGACGACTGAAATGAAATCGAGGAATGCTAACAAGTGCATAGCCAGCCGCAGAACAGCACAAGATCCCTGCCGCAAACGGTCCCAAAACGAGATCTCCTAATGAAACTCCACAAAACAGTACACCGGCAACATTCCAGTCCAACAGCCATGACCGAAAACAAGAAGCGTATGAAATAAATGGATGAAACATCAATCTCTGTTGGTTTAGTTCAGGAAGACATtccggttttatttattttaacatATTTTCCCTCTCCTGTTTGTTCTTCTTTAACAAATTATGGACATTATACAAAAATGATCATGATAGACAATGATAGATGCATTTTTGCCACTAGCCAGCCAGTTGGTTTATATCACTGTCAATTAACAAAATGACCAAATTAACATTTCGtcaatgttttgattttcttaaTGCTGCTCCAttcaaattatgcaaaaagcCTGCAGAACTGCATTAGCAACGTTTCTAATGAACCACAAATTTGAAGTAGCGCATTTATCTTGCCCTCGTTCGCGTATTTTCGTCCCAAACTCAACAaaggccgccgtcgtcgtcttcctaCTCTCGCCATCGTTTAAATCATTATTAATGAGTCAAGCTCGAGCTTAATATCACTGCCAGGATCGGCGATCGTCTGTGGTCTCAATGAAAGTTAATCATGCACAACAAACAGGTTGAACTGCGCTGCCTCGTCGCGCTCTCGGTCGGGAATCTGGTTAAGATTTCGGGCGGTAGCTATCGATGAGGGAAGGCCATCATATTAAGTTGAGCCATCGTGGTGGAAGCAATTAATACTGGTTGAGTTATGATTATGCGTTCAAGCGTTGTCGTAAGATTGTGTTACGGGCCCCGTTTGGATggacgaacgaagcgaacgacAACGACTACTTATGATTTATCATTCATATGTGATGAGGATCGCATGTTTCTCGATTCGAACATGTGAGGCAACTTTAGATATCAAACAAGACAGATTAAACGATCAGAGGCGGAATAACACTGTCAGATCTTGGTAGGTTGTGTTCAACTTCATCGGATGATAGGGATCATATTTTATCACAACTAAACGACCCAAAGTCGCACCTGTATTCTTAAAAGCTGTGGTAACTCTTAGTCTCTGATCAGCTGAAGCTTATTCCTGTTCTGATCTAAAGCTTATTCCTGAAGTATTCATTCCGTTCTTTGATTCGGTTGTAAAGCTTCTAGCCAGAAATCGCAAGGTTTACTCTTTCGAGTGACTATTATCGCAAAATTAAAGTCAAATTTCTCTTTAATGGGCTCTTTCTGAATGGtttcaataattttaaatGAGCAGGTGAGTGTAAAAACCATTCCAAAACCCCTTTAAAAACTTATTCGGCGAATTTTACATCGATTGTGTGTGTATTTGAAATTCTCTCTTCAAATGTACCGTCTGTGGCCCCAAAACGACGGTCACGCATTTTCTCGGTTTTCCTGAGAAAATGCATATCTTCCCAATGACAAAACACTGCCGCTCGCGATCGTTGCGTCCGACCACTTAAGCGAACATAactcattcattcattccgtCGAAATTATGCCCCCGAAGGCCCCCGCGGAAGACCCCCCGAGCATGGCCCGCGCACATGGGCGTTGTTGTGTGGAGTAGTTGGGCGgacattttcacttttcttctgATCTTTCTCACCTTTCGCGCCCTGGCGACGCTTCCGGAGCATCCGGATTCGGTGTGAAGCTGCTGACAAAAAAGTCGCCCTCTTTCTAGAGCACTCGCTCGTCCCCAGGGTAGTGCATCGTGATGCGTGCTTATGCTCCGCGATATcgccaaccggccaccgagtgAGAACAATAGGAAAAATGCTGGAGGAAATTTTCTCAACCGCTCCCATCGTACGGACTATGTGCGTGGTCAGCGCGGTCAATTTCAATGACCAGTGACACGGCATGGCTCCAAGCCGGGCGTTCGCAGATGAAGCTTCGGCTTCCCCCGGAATCCAGGCGGCCACCAGACTTAAGGAGCGCTTTTCTCTAATTATTTAACCAACATGTTTTTGGGGTTCAAAATGCGGCGCTCTTTGCTTGCCTTAAGTGACCGAAATTTCGGCAAAGACCCCCTACCTTTACAAACCTTACCCATTACTCCGCGGTTTGCCAGCGGCCAGGTTGGGTGGTCACTCGGCAAAGGGGTTCAGAGAGATGCTGAAAGAGAAATTCACGAGTGAGCTGAGCCATTgatcgatggtggtggtggtggtggttgtggcaTGTCATTTTCAAACCCAATCTGCACTTGCGTACACTTTGTGTTCCGTCCACCGGCGCAGTTTCCGGTATAAAGCTAGCGCCCGGCGGACGAATCGGTTTAGTCGGTGTCGGATACACGTCAAGCGTGGAACAGCTCCACCGGTTAGTGATGAAAGTGAACCCAACAGGAACAAACTGTTGTTcaagtgaaaatgaaacgattaCGTACCGTGGAACTGTCCAGtctgctactgctactactgctcCTGTTGATCGTGGAGACGAGCTGCCATCCAACAGGATCCCTAGCGCTGGGAAGTGATCAACAGCAAGAGCAACGAGGCATCGTCAGAATCAGGTATCCATCACTCTTCCACGACATCAAGCGTCAGTTCGGTAGCATTGGGCGTGATCTACGGAAGCTGGTCACCTCGCTGATGGGTACCACGCAGGTCGTTTACTGGAAGTACCCGATAGATGGGCCCACAGTGCTACGACGGCGGGCAGATCAGACCCAAAAGCAGCCTCAACAAACGATAGCCCCTAAACCACAACGGAAACGAACGGGGCGCCGCAAGAAAgccaacaacgacggcgaTTACGATGATTTCTTCTCGTTCGATTCTTTCGGTTTGTGGTGAATTTCACTCCGAACGCCCGAATGGCGGCAATCCGCTCAGCGTCGCGATGGTAGTGAATCGATGGAACGGCTCTATTTCACCACCCGGTTCCCCGGTGCGGACGAGAAAGTGTGTTTGCCACGGTTGCTCAAAGTGAAATGCAAGTGCGATACGCAATTTACAGAATGCGATGCGGCCGCAGATTTCATTCGATCGCCAATAATGGCTCACAGTAAGACGCCGCAGACGGATAAGTGAAATTTCGTCGGCAAACAAATGAGTTCCGGTGCtcaaaactacaaaaaaaccaacataaaCATTACACACGAATCGCGGTCCAAAGAGAAACGCACAAAAGCTAACGCACTTCGGCTGTCGATTTTGATGCGCGTGCGTAAAATGTGGAGGAAGCGATTCGCTCTCAATTGAACTCTAGTTATTTTGTTGCTTACGCCGTTTATAGGAGTGAcaagaaaaatatttatttattataccaAATAAAGTATCGATAgactatttttattttaaaacaaaccaaaacaaataaactatcttttatttttgcgaATACACGAATAATGTGGGAATGCTTGCTAATGTCTGCTGCCAATTACAATGAATTATCACAATTTTCCGAGGGTTGGCGTTCAAACAACAATCAAAGCAAcggaattcaatttttttaaattcttttcatCGGATTACTCTGTTCCATTAAAGTTGTGAAAAGAACATTTCATGGGCATCTGTCGGAAGCCGACTTCGGACTCAATACGATAATTCGAGTCAAGGACATAAACGGTTATATCACATGACAGAAACTAACACTTTCCAAAAGAAGGTGGAATACTTGTGTACTACTTTCTATTCTTGTTATTTATGATCTCCATCACGTAACATAATAACTttaaaaaaccattttcctGGTACGCTTCTTTTCAGAAGTGATTAATTATCGGTCTTGCTGCCGGCAGTCGATGCTCATCATGAGAGGCTATGGCTCATTAATGTTACATGTATGTAAGAGGGGAGGGTAGTAGAACTGAGCGGACCCTTAGCACGAAGAATGGACAGTACCGTTGCGAATCAATTCACCCTTGGTTTGATTCGGTACAACCGAGAAATGCGCCGTTGCTCAAATGATCTTACGAGTTTGATAGAAATACTTGTTTCTAGAAATAATTGTCTAGAAATAATTCCGTAAACTCCACATCCTTATAACGTTTCTGTGTGAACTGTGAAATAGGTGAGCAGACGCCACGTTTCGTTGAAAATGTGTGGAATACTAACGATAGCGATTGATATTTCCACCCATCGCATCTGGTGCCATTTTACACCTTATGGACCGACTCACCATTTATCGAACGTTTTCCAGCAATTATTCTACATCACTAGCAAGCGAACCCGAGAGCTTTTACCGACACCTTTCGACGGGCATAGCGCTGCTACACTTGCAAGTGGTGCTATTATGTTGCCCGTTCGGGGCTATGTTTATCTTCcctttcttccatttccatcGGGCTCGATGGACTTACGATAGTGAAGAACGGGACAGAATGGAAGAGTAGCATAAATTTCCATCTCCCGGCCCCGAGTGCTTAA
Coding sequences within it:
- the LOC128266889 gene encoding uncharacterized protein LOC128266889, yielding MGRAIHVVTVISLMAPLLLARRIQLVNISPEEAQQHITQQSLDLSYAPKLGEHPLGYARKLQDPSAATFYHNGRIIEHPEDYVEEEYEAKQFHGQDGLGRAMFGYSDHNQARLEARNANGEVRGSYQYINPLGEDVVVHYWSDGLGFHQVDNRQVELPQPVQETDEVREARLAHMRAWEEAASLARANPDVMSDDGPFPGVQSNVVDDDDESEVMPALSNQHQSLIRYPSLPYSDHISPEFGDSGAIDGALGDEAVVVEAVRALAKRQSDSENDVVTGEPKGFFYSFDYPVQLVAETAAKRARDAKEQSGAEVPSPQASVAVETKQPNVPKTSLPATDERVSLKAVLSGETLVDAVHDAQVSPKQRLAAKA